The following proteins are encoded in a genomic region of Cataglyphis hispanica isolate Lineage 1 chromosome 1, ULB_Chis1_1.0, whole genome shotgun sequence:
- the LOC126848954 gene encoding 60S ribosomal protein L27: protein MVKIMKTGKVVLVLSGRYAGRKAIVMRNYDDGTAEKQYGHAMVAGIDRYPRKVHKRMGKAKLHKRSKIKPFVKILNYNHLMPTRYTVDLQLDKVAPKDLKDPMKRKKVRFQTRVKFEERYKNGKNKWFFQKLRF, encoded by the exons ATGGTGAAGATTATGAAGACTGGAAAAGTCGTACTGGTCCTCAGTGGCCGGTACGCGGGAAGAAAAGCCATCGTTATGCGCAACTATGATGATGGAACTGCAGAAAAACAGTATGGACATGCTATGGTTGCAGGCATCGATCGGTATCCCCGCAAAGTCCACAAAAGAATGGGAAAGGCAAAGTTGCATAAACGCTCTAAAATCAAACCTTTTGTTAAG attctaaattataacCATTTGATGCCAACGAGATACACAGTAGATTTACAATTGGATAAAGTAGCGCCTAAAGATCTTAAGGACCCAATGAAGCGCAAGAAAGTTCGTTTCCAGACACGTGTCAAATTTGAGGAGAg GTATAAAAACGGTAAGAACAAGTGGTTCTTCCAGAAGTTAAGAttctaa